Proteins from a single region of Ziziphus jujuba cultivar Dongzao chromosome 1, ASM3175591v1:
- the LOC107409004 gene encoding berberine bridge enzyme-like 14, protein MLKPMNHPTQPSPALMKTRISANLALFFIFLLHVSMAASDPTQESFLRCLSTHSLSSPPISSVTFFPSNPLFLSVLQSYIRNLRFISNTTSKPLFIVTPTHVSHIQASIICAKVHGLQLRIRSGGHDFDGLSYVSDVPFIIVDMFNLRDIAVDVENGSAWVESGATLGELYYRIAEKSKVHGFPAGVCPTVGVGGHFSGGGYGNMMRKYGLSVDNVIDAKIVDANGRLLDRESMGEDLFWAIRGGGGASFGVIVSWKIKLVPVPEKVTVFKVERTLEQGASEIVEQWQEIADKIDEDLFIRLVLMPSKRKSQRTVKAKFVALYLGNAEKLHSLMGESFPKLGLKEDDCIEMSWIQSVLFWSNYPNGTSTDVLLERQPKSEKFEKKKSDYVQEPIQKSGLEGLWRKIMELGKPVLTFNPYGGKMGEICELETPFPHRAGNMYKIQYSVNWKEEDIEASDRYLGLIRKLYDYMTPYVSKSPRCSYLNYRDIDLGTNGNGNASHSEASVWGTKYFKGNFDKLVHVKSVVDPGNFFRYEQSIPSLATAADWKGRMAE, encoded by the coding sequence ATGCTTAAGCCCATGAATCATCCAACCCAACCTAGCCCAGCTCTAATGAAAACTCGAATTTCTGCAAATTTAGCTCTTTTCTTCATCTTTCTACTTCATGTTTCAATGGCAGCTTCAGATCCCACCCAAGAAAGCTTCCTCCGGTGCCTCTCCACCCATTCTCTATCCTCCCCACCAATCTCTTCCGTCACATTTTTCCCCAGCAATCCTTTATTCTTGTCGGTCTTGCAGTCATACATCAGAAACCTAAGATTCATTTCCAACACCACCTCAAAGCCACTGTTTATTGTAACTCCAACCCATGTTTCTCACATCCAAGCTTCAATCATTTGTGCTAAAGTTCATGGTCTTCAGCTCAGAATCCGAAGCGGTGGCCATGACTTTGATGGGCTTTCTTATGTCTCTGATGTCCCATTTATCATAGTCGACATGTTTAATCTTCGAGACATTGCCGTGGATGTAGAAAATGGAAGTGCTTGGGTTGAGTCTGGGGCTACTCTTGGCGAGCTTTATTACAGAATAGCAGAGAAGAGCAAGGTCCATGGCTTCCCAGCGGGGGTTTGTCCGACAGTGGGTGTTGGTGGACATTTCAGTGGAGGAGGGTATGGAAACATGATGAGAAAATATGGGTTGTCTGTCGATAATGTAATTGATGCCAAAATTGTTGATGCTAATGGTCGGTTATTGGATAGAGAATCCATGGGGGAAGATCTTTTCTGGGCCATTAGAGGTGGGGGTGGAGCTAGTTTCGGTGTTATAGTTTCTTGGAAAATCAAATTGGTTCCTGTCCCAGAAAAAGTCACGGTTTTCAAAGTTGAAAGAACCTTAGAACAAGGTGCCTCAGAGATTGTTGAGCAATGGCAAGAAATTGCCGATAAAATAGATGAAGATCTTTTCATTAGGTTGGTTCTGATGCCATCAAAAAGAAAGTCACAGAGGACAGTGAAAGCAAAATTTGTTGCTTTGTATCTTGGAAATGCTGAGAAACTCCATTCTCTGATGGGTGAAAGTTTTCCCAAATTGGGTCTGAAGGAAGATGACTGCATAGAAATGAGTTGGATCCAATCGGTCCTCTTTTGGTCTAACTATCCAAATGGAACTTCCACGGATGTTTTACTTGAAAGGCAACCAAAGTCAGAGAAATTTGAGAAGAAGAAATCAGACTATGTTCAAGAACCAATTCAGAAGTCAGGACTTGAAGGATTGTGGAGGAAAATAATGGAATTAGGAAAACCAGTACTGACATTCAACCCTTATGGTGGAAAAATGGGTGAAATATGTGAGCTTGAAACACCATTTCCTCACAGAGCAGGGAACATGTACAAGATCCAGTACTCAGTGAATTGGAAAGAGGAAGATATTGAAGCCTCGGATAGATATCTTGGTCTGATTAGAAAGCTGTATGATTATATGACACCATATGTGTCAAAGTCACCAAGGTGCTCTTATCTAAATTACAGAGACATTGATTTGGGTActaatggaaatggaaatgcaAGCCATTCAGAAGCTAGTGTTTGGGGGACCAAGTATTTCAAAGGGAATTTTGACAAATTGGTACATGTTAAGAGTGTTGTAGATCCTGGGAACTTTTTCAGGTATGAACAAAGCATCCCATCTCTTGCAACCGCAGCAGATTGGAAAGGTAGGATGGCAGAGTAG
- the LOC107405219 gene encoding berberine bridge enzyme-like 21: MIESLRISCFHLSLTIFLLVLLHVSYALVTSDSVYDTFLHCLQKHTNESDQVSNIIYAQTNANYSTVLRNYIRNARFNTSSTRKPLLIVTPSLESQVGATVVCSQTIGIQLRIRSGGHDFEGISYVSYNAPFIILDMFNFKSITVDTDDESVWVQVGATLGELYYSIWEKSKVHGFPAGVCSTVGVGGHISGGGYGTMMRKFGLTIDNVLDAKIVDVNGNVLDRKSMGEDLFWAIRGGGGASFGVVLSYKLKLVPVPETVSVFSFETILDRNTMTTDIVYRWQEVAPNIDNALFMRLHLKPVNSMVRKREKTIIASIMALYLGKAKQLISLLEEEFPELDLKKNDCTEMSWIDSVLWWNGFAVGTSPHALLNRNLNSAGFLKRKSDYIQKLISKDGLEWVFKKMIESGKTGLALSPYGGRMSQISASETPFPHRAGNLYKIEYSVNWEEEGEEAEKNYITQIRRLYSYMTPFVSKNPRSAFLNYRDLDIGISSNDENSYEDGKVYGLKYFNDNFYRLVKVKTAVDPHNFFRNEQSIPTLPK, from the coding sequence ATGATAGAATCATTGCGGATTTCATGTTTCCATCTTTCTCTTACCATTTTTCTACTTGTTCTTCTGCATGTTTCTTATGCATTGGTGACCTCGGATTCAGTCTACGACACTTTTCTCCACTGCCTACAAAAACACACCAACGAATCTGACCAAGTTTCCAACATAATCTATGCCCAAACGAACGCTAACTACTCAACTGTGCTTCGCAATTACATCAGAAATGCCCGGTTCAACACCTCCTCCACAAGAAAACCTCTGCTCATCGTCACCCCATCTCTCGAATCCCAAGTTGGAGCCACCGTGGTTTGCTCCCAAACCATTGGAATACAACTCAGGATAAGAAGCGGTGGTCATGACTTCGAAGGGATCTCCTACGTCTCCTACAACGCGCCGTTTATCATCCTCGACATGTTCAATTTCAAGAGCATCACCGTTGATACAGACGACGAGTCGGTTTGGGTTCAGGTAGGAGCTACGCTTGGAGAGCTTTATTACAGCATTTGGGAGAAAAGCAAAGTCCATGGTTTCCCCGCGGGAGTTTGTAGCACAGTCGGCGTCGGTGGGCATATCAGCGGTGGTGGATACGGCACTATGATGCGAAAATTCGGCTTGACGATTGACAATGTTCTCGACGCAAAGATAGTCGATGTCAATGGGAATGTCTTGGATAGAAAATCAATGGGAGAAGATCTTTTCTGGGCTATCAGAGGAGGTGGAGGAGCGAGTTTTGGAGTCGTGTTGTCGTACAAATTGAAGTTAGTTCCTGTCCCAGAAACGGTATCTGTTTTCAGCTTCGAAACAATATTGGATCGGAACACCATGACGACTGACATTGTTTATAGGTGGCAAGAAGTTGCTCCCAATATTGACAATGCTCTTTTCATGAGGTTGCATCTGAAACCAGTAAATTCGATGgtgaggaagagagagaagacaATTATAGCTTCGATAATGGCCCTCTACCTTGGAAAAGCAAAGCAACTGATTTCCTTGTTGGAGGAGGAGTTTCCGGAGCTGGACTTGAAGAAGAACGATTGTACGGAAATGAGTTGGATTGATTCGGTGCTATGGTGGAATGGTTTCGCCGTTGGAACTTCCCCTCATGCGCTGCTGAACCGAAATCTAAACTCGGCCGGTTTCCTCAAAAGGAAATCGGATTATATtcagaaactaatttccaaAGATGGGTTGGAGTGGGTTTTCAAGAAGATGATCGAATCAGGCAAAACTGGTTTGGCTTTGAGCCCTTATGGTGGAAGAATGAGCCAAATCTCTGCTTCTGAGACACCATTTCCACACCGAGCAGGGAATTTGTACAAAATAGAGTACTCGGTGAATTGGGAAGAAGAGGGAGAAGAAGCAGAGAAGAATTATATAACACAGATTAGGAGGCTTTACAGTTACATGACCCCATTTGTGTCCAAGAACCCAAGAAGTGCTTTTCTGAATTATAGGGATCTTGATATTGGAATCAGTTCCAACGATGAAAATAGCTATGAAGATGGGAAGGTTTATGGGTTGAAGTATTTCAATGACAATTTTTATAGGTTAGTAAAGGTCAAGACTGCGGTAGATCCACACAATTTCTTCAGGAATGAACAGAGCATCCCAACTCTTCCAAAGTAA